The following proteins come from a genomic window of Sorghum bicolor cultivar BTx623 chromosome 3, Sorghum_bicolor_NCBIv3, whole genome shotgun sequence:
- the LOC8081423 gene encoding gibberellin 2-beta-dioxygenase 1, whose translation MVVLAKGELEQIALPAAEPPPADVRSVDLSAPAGPAREAAARALVAACEEHGFFRVTGHGVPPELVRAAEAAAAGFFAQPQDEKDEEAPTLGYGSKRIGGNGDLGWVEYLLLGVTPAGAAVPAASASSSTLPCAAAAAAATASSPSAPAGSAGLLRDLLDEYTVAVRRMACAVLELMAEGLGIAGGAGDGDVLARLVTRADSDCMLRVNHYPPRPALNPCSLTGFGEHTDPQIISVLRANGTSGLEIALRDGAWASVPPDGDGFFVNVGDTLQVLTNGRFRSVRHRVVVNSEKSRVSMVFFGGPPPGERLAPLPQLLGDGGRSRYRDFTWSEFKNSGCRTRLAEDRLSRFENK comes from the exons ATGGTGGTCCTCGCCAAGGGTGAGCTCGAGCAGATCGCCCTGCCGGCGGCGGAGCCGCCGCCAGCCGACGTGCGGTCGGTGGACCTGTCGGCCCCGGCGGGCCCCGCGCGCGAGGCCGCAGCGCGCGCGCTGGTGGCGGCGTGCGAGGAGCACGGGTTCTTCCGGGTGACGGGCCACGGCGTGCCGCCGGAGCTCGTGCGCGCcgcggaggccgcggcggccgGGTTCTTCGCGCAGCCGCAGGACGAGAAGGACGAGGAGGCTCCCACGCTCGGGTACGGCAGCAAGCGCATCGGCGGCAACGGCGACCTCGGGTGGGTCGAGTACCTCCTGCTCGGCGTCAcccccgccggcgccgccgtgcCGGCTGCCTCCGCGTCCTCCTCGACATTGCCgtgcgctgccgccgccgccgccgccaccgcatcGTCGCCGTCCGCGCCGGCCGGGTCGGCCGGGCTGTTACG GGACCTTCTGGACGAGTACACGGTGGCGGTGCGGCGGATGGCGTGCGCGGTGCTGGAGCTGATGGCGGAGGGGCTGGGCATCGCCGGCGGCGCCGGGGACGGGGACGTGCTGGCGCGGCTGGTGACGCGCGCGGACAGCGACTGCATGCTGCGGGTGAACCACTACCCGCCGCGGCCGGCGTTGAACCCCTGCAGCCTGACGGGGTTCGGCGAGCACACGGACCCGCAGATCATCTCGGTGCTCCGCGCCAACGGCACCTCCGGCCTGGAGATCGCGCTGCGGGACGGCGCCTGGGCCTCCGTCCCGCCCGACGGCGACGGCTTCTTCGTCAACGTCGGCGACACCCTGCAG GTGTTGACGAACGGGAGGTTCAGGAGCGTGAGGCACAGGGTGGTGGTGAACAGCGAGAAGTCCCGGGTGTCCATGGTCTTCTTCGGCGGGCCGCCGCCGGGCGAGAGGCTGGCGCCGCTGCCGCAGCTGCTGGGCGACGGCGGCCGGAGCCGGTACCGGGACTTCACCTGGAGCGAGTTCAAGAACAGCGGGTGCAGGACCAGGCTCGCGGAAGACCGGCTGTCCCGCTTCGAGAACAAGTAG
- the LOC8081422 gene encoding cationic amino acid transporter 5: MAPAEHDEGAGKAAVPARSYWRWHRDDFFPEPSFASWGAYRRALGETPSRLRDRLAGRSTDAAELGALRRRSENEMRRCLTWWDLTWFGFGSVIGAGIFVLTGQEAHDHAGPAIVLSYVASGLSAMLSVFCYTEFAVEIPVAGGSFAYLRVELGDAAAFIAAANLILESVIGTAAVARSWTSYLASLINKPASALRIHAPGLAPGYDELDPIAVVVIAVTATLAMLTAKGTSRVNWVASAVHVVVIGFVIVAGFIHANPANLRPFMPYGVPGVFRAAAIVYFAYGGFDNIATMAEETKNPSRDIPLGLLGSMSVITAIYCIMALVLSMMQPYTAIDTSAAYSVAFASVGMHWAQYVVALGALKGMTTVLLVGALGQARYTTHIARSHIIPPVFALVHPRTGTPVHATALIAVCSACIALFSSLDVLSSLLSVSTLFIFMMMATALLVRRYYVRGVTTRTHALRFTALLLLIVASSVGIAAYWGTSPERWQGYVVLVPAWAAATLGIQLLVPAARAPKVWGVPLVPWLPSLSIATNLFLMGSLGKDAFIRFGVCTAVMLVYYVLVGLHATYDVAHGACGGEEDDDGDAAADGEKKKVVAASDVEKADAAGGAL, translated from the coding sequence ATGGCGCCCGCGGAGCACGACGAGGGCGCAGGCAAGGCCGCGGTACCGGCGAGGAGCTACTGGCGGTGGCACAGGGACGACTTCTTCCCGGAGCCATCGTTCGCGAGCTGGGGCGCGTACCGTCGGGCGCTGGGCGAGACCCCCTCCCGCCTCCGGGACCGCCTGGCGGGGCGGTCCACCGACGCCGCGGAGCTGGGCGCGCTGCGGCGCCGGAGCGAGAACGAGATGCGGCGGTGCCTCACGTGGTGGGACCTCACCTGGTTCGGCTTCGGCTCCGTCATCGGCGCCGGCATCTTCGTGCTGACGGGGCAGGAGGCGCACGACCACGCGGGCCCCGCCATCGTGCTGTCCTACGTCGCCTCGGGCCTCTCCGCCATGCTCTCCGTCTTCTGCTACACCGAGTTCGCCGTCGAGATCCCCGTCGCCGGGGGCTCCTTCGCGTACCTCCGCGTCGAGCTCGGCGACGCCGCGGCCTTCATCGCCGCCGCCAACCTCATCCTCGAGAGCGTCATCGGCACGGCGGCCGTGGCGCGGTCCTGGACCTCCTACCTCGCGTCGCTCATCAACAAGCCCGCCAGCGCGCTGCGGATCCACGCGCCGGGGCTCGCCCCGGGTTACGACGAGCTTGACCCCATCGCGGTGGTCGTCATCGCCGTCACCGCCACGCTGGCCATGCTCACCGCCAAGGGCACCTCCCGCGTCAACTGGGTCGCGTCCGCCGTGCACGTCGTCGTCATCGGCTTCGTCATCGTGGCCGGGTTCATCCACGCCAACCCGGCCAACCTCAGGCCCTTCATGCCGTACGGCGTGCCGGGCGTGTTCCGGGCGGCGGCGATCGTCTACTTCGCGTACGGCGGCTTCGACAACATCGCGACCATGGCGGAGGAGACCAAGAACCCGTCGCGGGACATCCCGCTGGGCCTGCTGGGGTCCATGTCCGTGATCACGGCCATCTACTGCATCATGGCGCTGGTGCTGAGCATGATGCAGCCGTACACGGCCATCGACACGAGCGCCGCCTACTCGGTGGCGTTCGCCAGCGTGGGGATGCACTGGGCGCAGTACGTGGTGGCGCTGGGCGCGCTCAAGGGGATGACCACGGTGCTGCTGGTGGGCGCGCTGGGGCAGGCGCGCTACACCACCCACATCGCGCGGAGCCACATCATCCCGCCGGTGTTCGCGCTGGTGCACCCGAGGACCGGCACCCCCGTGCACGCCACCGCGCTCATCGCCGTCTGCAGCGCCTGCATCGCGCTCTTCTCCAGCCTCGACGTCCTCTCCAGCCTGCTCTCCGTCAGCAcgctcttcatcttcatgatGATGGCCACGGCGCTGCTCGTGCGGCGGTACTACGTGCGGGGCGTGACGACACGGACGCACGCGCTGCGGTTCAcggcgctgctgctgctcatCGTCGCGTCGTCGGTCGGCATCGCCGCGTACTGGGGCACGTCGCCGGAGCGGTGGCAGGGATACGTGGTGCTGGTGCCGGCGTGGGCGGCAGCCACGCTGGGCATCCAGCTGCTGGTGCCCGCGGCAAGGGCGCCCAAGGTGTGGGGCGTGCCGCTCGTGCCGTGGCTGCCCTCGCTGTCCATCGCCACCAACCTCTTCCTCATGGGCTCGCTCGGCAAGGACGCCTTCATCCGATTCGGCGTCTGCACCGCCGTCATGCTCGTCTACTACGTCCTCGTCGGCCTCCACGCCACCTACGACGTCGCGCACGGGGCGTGCGGcggggaggaggacgacgacgggGACGCGGCCGCCGATGGAGAGAAGAAGAAGGTCGTTGCCGCGTCAGACGTGGAGAAGGCAGATGCAGCAGGCGGTGCACTTTAA
- the LOC110433278 gene encoding uncharacterized protein LOC110433278, with the protein MATSSEAAASFFSFLPPVTKKLTRSNYNMWLAQVTATLQGAQLWSFTKPTTKPPPEFLEVDAAAAAAAGNKAEPAVNPEYEKWLAKDSQVRSYLFTSLSEDTFSQVADATTAAELWAAIQTLQASQSRARIMSTRMALATATKGSSTVAEFFTKMKGLADEMASAGKKLDDDEVVSYILMGVGEEFESVTSAVANRTDPISLPELQAQLVSHEQRREIRDGGSHSSVNSAEKGGRRGGRPSYSRGGRGGGGRGGFGRGRNSGRNGGRGGGHNNNNNFTNNTFLEGVICQICGREGHGADRCYKYVGYPPKKCASAATTSYGVDTNWYMDTGATDHITSELDQLTIRDRYNGNDHVHTASGSGETSTCTNGIGFLSGSLTTSGAAASLSGPPPTIGDAALSGPTADPVASDPSSSQQHAAAQPDSTMESGTPISGLGGASSQHHAVAQQNLASEFGMPIPGLGAASSQQHAAAQPNLAVESGASIPELGAAPTCTSAPTPSIPVPPRPATRSQHGILQPKRRTDGTVRWCNLATTEEPSSVDDAMQDKRWSMAMDEEHRALLNNHTWHLVPPPRGKNVIGCKWVYKIKKRADGQVERYKARLVAKGYRQRYGLDYEDTFSPVVKAATIRIVLAVALSRGWSLRQLDVKNAFLHGVLQEEVYMHQPPGYVDSKYPGYVCKLDKAIYGLKQAPRAWHARLCAKLESLGFVPSKADASLFYFNKGRGSISETPCITECLTEPAKSFVVLHVLEVALGRTSNGSSYESPDESFNDWRDVFTVPDTFEDAHRFICDTSGALVWELKPGHIVKID; encoded by the exons ATGGCAACCTCCTCTGAAGCTGCCGCTTCCTTCTTTAGTTTTCTCCCACCAGTAACCAAGAAACTAACTCGTAGCAACTACAACATGTGGCTTGCTCAAGTCACAGCCACTCTGCAGGGCGCTCAGCTCTGGAGTTTCACCAAACCCACCACCAAACCCCCTCCTGAGTTTCTTGAGGTcgacgccgccgctgctgcggcggcgggcaACAAGGCGGAACCGGCCGTCAATCCGGAATATGAGAAGTGGTTGGCCAAGGACAGCCAAGTCCGCAGCTACCTCTTCACATCCCTCTCCGAGGACACCTTCTCCCAGGTCGCGGACGCGACCACGGCGGCCGAATTGTGGGCCGCAATCCAGACGCTCCAAGCGTCCCAGTCCCGCGCCCGGATCATGTCCACGCGGATGGCACTCGCCACGGCAACCAAGGGGTCGTCAACCGTGGCGGAATTCTTCACCAAGATGAAGGGCTTGGCCGACGAGATGGCGTCGGCGGGCAAGAAGCTGGACGACGATGAGGTCGTCTCCTACATCCTCATGGGTGTTGGAGAGGAGTTCGAGTCGGTTACATCTGCGGTTGCAAACCGTACCGACCCGATTTCTCTCCCAGAGCTCCAGGCTCAGCTCGTGAGCCATGAACAACGCCGTGAGATCCGCGATGGCGGCTCCCACTCCTCCGTCAACTCTGCAGAAAAGGGCGGCCGTCGTGGTGGTCGTCCTTCCTATTCCCGTGGCggccgtggtggtggtggtcgcgGCGGCTTCGGGCGTGGCCGCAACAGCGGTCGGAATGGTGGTCGTGGTGGTGgccacaacaacaacaacaacttcaCCAACAACACCTTTCTCGAAGGTGTGATCTGCCAGATTTGTGGCAGGGAAGGCCATGGTGCGGATCGCTGCTACAAGTATGTCGGCTACCCACCAAAGAAGTGTGCATCCGCAGCAACAACCTCCTACGGCGTGGACACCAACTGGTACATGGACACTGGTGCCACGGACCACATCACTAGCGAGCTAGATCAACTTACAATCCGCGATCGCTACAACGGCAACGACCATGTACACACCGCTAGCGGATCAG GTGAAACAAGCACATGCACAAATGGGATCGGCTTCCTCTCCGGATCGCTAACGACTTCAGGCGCAGCTGCGAGTCTATCAGGCCCTCCTCCAACCATTGGAGATGCGGCCTTGTCAGGGCCAACCGCTGACCCCGTCGCATCCGATCCATCTTCGTCGCAGCAGCATGCAGCTGCCCAACCAGATTCGACCATGGAGTCTGGAACGCCTATTTCTGGACTCGGTGGTGCTTCGTCGCAACATCATGCGGTCGCACAACAAAATTTGGCCTCAGAGTTTGGAATGCCTATTCCTGGACTTGGTGCAGCTTCATCGCAGCAGCATGCGGCCGCACAACCAAATTTGGCCGTGGAGTCTGGTGCGTCTATTCCTGAACTTGGTGCGGCTCCTACATGCACGTCTGCACCGACTCCCTCTATTCCAGTACCACCTCGTCCTGCCACTCGTTCTCAGCATGGAATTCTGCAGCCTAAGCGCCGCACTGACGGCACTGTCCGCTGGTGTAACCTTGCCACGACAGAAGAGCCATCGTCTGTTGATGATGCCATGCAAGATAAACGTTGGTCTATGGCTATGGATGAAGAACATCGTGCTCTTCTCAATAATCACACTTGGCATTTGGTCCCACCTCCACGTGGCAAGAATGTCATTGGATGCAAATGGGTGTACAAGATCAAAAAGAGAGCTGATGGTCAAGTTGAACGGTACAAGGCGCGTTTGGTGGCCAAAGGTTATCGACAACGCTATGGTCTTGACTATGAGGACACTTTCAGTCCGGTTGTCAAAGCTGCAACAATTCGCATTGTTTTGGctgtagctctatccagaggATGGTCTCTTCGCCAATTGGATGTCAAAAATGCTTTTCTTCATGGTGTCCTTCAAGAGGAAGTGTATATGCATCAACCACCTGGCTATGTTGACTCCAAGTATCCAGGCTATGTTTGCAAACTAGACAAAGCTATTTATGGCCTAAAGCAAGCTCCTCGAGCATGGCATGCTCGTCTTTGTGCAAAACTTGAGTCTCTTGGATTTGTTCCTTCCAAGGCAGATGCATCACTCTTCTACTTCAACAAGGGACG TGGAAGCATCAGTGAAACACCGTGCATCACTGAGTGTCTCACGGAACCTGCAAAGAGTTTTGTTGTTTTGCATGTGCTGGAAGTTGCTCTGGGGCGCACTAG CAATGGCTCTTCTTATGAGTCTCCAGATGAAAGTTTTAATGACTGGAGAGATGTTTTTACAGTTCCAGACACGTTTGAGGATGCCCATCGCTTCATTTGTGATACTTCTGGGGCCTTGGTTTGGGAGCTGAAACCTGGACATATTGTTAAG ATTGATTAG